One genomic window of Nitrospirota bacterium includes the following:
- a CDS encoding UDP-N-acetylmuramoyl-L-alanine--D-glutamate ligase: MKNLDLKGKRTLVVGLGKSGVAASRLLLRNGAIVTATDNNPAEKLSDDARSLMTSGVKIEAGGHLTGSFTSSDLIILSPGVPKEIKPMAAARERGVRIISEIELACRFIDTPLIAITGSNGKSTTTTLIGRILMLNGSSVFVGGNIGTPLCEYVLSGKTADWVVAEISSFQLETIEGFRPRISLLLNISPDHMDRYHDISDYKEAKFRIFENQDKDDFAVINGDEPWCPDLAGRIKCRPVLFSRRNKTANGIFTEDGWIVSDIGGTRLRVCETSALGIRGVHNLENAMASAAAGILAGCSKNAIESALKTFTGLEHRLESVREINGVRYINDSKGTNVGAVIKSIESFDEPLLLIAGGRDKGSDFSPLRPLIKERVKRLILIGEASRKIAKDAAGLTETSFASSLEEAVSMAQGSAVKGDVVLLSPACASFDMFRNFEDRGNKFKEIVWRLNSSA, encoded by the coding sequence ATGAAGAATTTAGATCTGAAAGGGAAAAGGACACTTGTCGTCGGCCTTGGTAAAAGCGGCGTGGCTGCTTCAAGGCTGCTGCTGCGTAATGGGGCAATAGTCACGGCAACCGACAACAATCCCGCTGAAAAACTGTCAGATGATGCAAGAAGTCTCATGACATCAGGTGTAAAGATAGAAGCCGGCGGACACCTGACCGGATCATTCACCTCATCCGACCTTATTATTTTAAGCCCCGGCGTCCCTAAAGAAATTAAACCTATGGCTGCTGCAAGAGAGCGGGGAGTAAGGATAATTAGCGAGATAGAGCTTGCCTGCCGCTTTATTGATACCCCGCTTATTGCCATTACAGGCTCCAATGGAAAATCCACCACGACTACCCTGATTGGACGTATACTCATGCTGAACGGCAGCAGCGTCTTTGTAGGGGGCAACATAGGAACTCCCCTGTGTGAATATGTGCTGTCAGGAAAAACCGCTGACTGGGTTGTAGCTGAAATAAGCAGCTTTCAACTGGAAACCATTGAAGGATTCAGGCCCAGGATCTCCCTGCTCCTGAACATATCGCCTGATCATATGGACCGTTACCACGACATATCAGATTATAAAGAGGCAAAATTCAGGATATTTGAAAATCAGGATAAAGATGATTTTGCAGTCATTAACGGAGATGAACCGTGGTGTCCGGATTTGGCAGGCAGGATTAAATGCAGGCCGGTATTATTCAGCAGAAGGAATAAAACGGCAAACGGAATTTTCACTGAAGATGGATGGATTGTCTCTGACATCGGGGGAACAAGGTTAAGGGTGTGTGAAACATCAGCCCTAGGTATCAGGGGCGTGCATAATCTTGAAAATGCCATGGCATCCGCTGCCGCGGGGATCCTTGCCGGTTGCAGTAAGAACGCCATTGAGTCTGCCTTAAAGACATTTACAGGACTTGAGCACAGGCTGGAGTCAGTACGGGAGATCAATGGCGTAAGATATATTAATGACTCAAAAGGGACAAATGTGGGGGCCGTCATAAAATCCATTGAAAGTTTCGACGAACCCCTGCTCCTGATTGCAGGCGGGAGAGACAAGGGGAGTGATTTTTCCCCGCTCAGACCGCTGATAAAAGAACGTGTCAAAAGACTTATCCTTATAGGCGAGGCAAGCAGGAAGATAGCAAAAGATGCCGCGGGTCTGACAGAGACATCCTTTGCATCCTCACTTGAAGAGGCCGTAAGCATGGCACAGGGAAGTGCCGTAAAAGGGGATGTTGTACTCCTCTCCCCTGCCTGTGCGAGTTTTGACATGTTCAGGAACTTTGAAGACCGGGGGAATAAATTCAAGGAGATAGTATGGAGACTAAACAGCTCAGCTTAA
- a CDS encoding UDP-N-acetylmuramoyl-tripeptide--D-alanyl-D-alanine ligase yields MLTIDEILKAAGGRLIHGRHDLEVPGISIDSRTIKNGELFTAIKGDVFDGHDFIEEAVRKGACGVIIAGNGYPASGSLLQNKAVIAVTDTLHALQETARFYRSRFSIPVTGITGSNGKTTTKEMLWSILSQKAHVLKNEGNLNNHIGVPLTLLKLDSSHNMAVIEMGISERGELTRLCRIAAPDSAVITNIGPTHLEKLGRIENVAEAKGEILKTLPSDGFCILNRDDKFYDVFRAMSPCRIISFGISPDADVHIESYETAIEGTSVNQLVFNLITPAGRTDVNLHIPGLHNIYNALSAAAAAHAHGVSLAEIKSGLEKFTPVRMRSSVEKTGDIYIINDTYNANPASMVAAIDMLKTFKAGKRRFAVIGDMLELGENTIMAHRDLGIYIAGAGTDGLIAVGEFAGYVAEGASEAGMNEEQVKVFNDYPQTLEQIKEWISAGDVVLVKGSRGMKMERIVEGLKESI; encoded by the coding sequence ATGTTAACTATAGATGAAATATTAAAAGCTGCCGGCGGCAGACTCATTCATGGACGGCATGACCTTGAGGTGCCGGGAATTTCAATTGACTCACGCACTATTAAGAATGGCGAACTCTTTACAGCAATCAAAGGGGATGTGTTTGACGGACATGATTTCATTGAAGAGGCTGTAAGGAAAGGGGCTTGCGGCGTAATAATTGCCGGGAACGGCTATCCGGCCTCAGGCTCCCTCCTGCAGAACAAGGCAGTTATAGCAGTCACCGATACACTCCATGCCCTTCAGGAAACCGCAAGATTCTATCGCAGCAGGTTTTCAATCCCTGTAACAGGAATAACAGGCAGCAATGGAAAGACTACTACAAAGGAAATGCTCTGGTCCATCCTGAGTCAGAAAGCACATGTCCTGAAGAATGAAGGAAACCTTAATAATCATATTGGCGTACCGCTTACACTCCTGAAGCTCGATTCATCGCATAATATGGCAGTAATTGAAATGGGTATAAGTGAGCGGGGTGAACTTACAAGGCTCTGCCGGATAGCTGCGCCGGACTCAGCAGTGATTACAAACATAGGACCGACTCATCTGGAAAAACTTGGCAGGATAGAAAATGTCGCTGAGGCAAAGGGTGAAATACTGAAGACTCTTCCTTCTGACGGCTTCTGCATCTTAAACAGGGATGACAAGTTTTATGACGTGTTCAGGGCCATGTCTCCGTGCAGGATAATAAGCTTTGGCATTTCACCTGATGCAGATGTGCATATAGAATCCTACGAGACAGCTATTGAAGGCACATCTGTAAACCAGCTTGTTTTTAACCTCATAACCCCTGCAGGCAGGACAGACGTCAATCTGCACATCCCGGGGCTTCACAATATCTATAATGCACTCAGCGCTGCAGCGGCCGCACATGCACATGGAGTATCCCTGGCAGAAATCAAATCAGGTTTGGAGAAATTTACACCTGTAAGGATGCGGAGCTCAGTAGAAAAGACCGGGGATATCTATATTATCAATGATACCTATAATGCCAATCCCGCTTCTATGGTAGCTGCAATAGACATGCTCAAGACATTCAAAGCAGGGAAAAGAAGGTTTGCTGTCATAGGAGACATGCTGGAATTGGGCGAAAACACCATTATGGCCCATCGGGACCTTGGTATTTACATTGCAGGGGCAGGCACAGACGGGCTGATTGCAGTTGGGGAATTCGCGGGCTACGTTGCAGAAGGGGCTTCAGAGGCAGGGATGAACGAAGAACAGGTCAAGGTATTCAATGACTACCCTCAGACCCTCGAGCAGATAAAGGAATGGATATCAGCAGGTGATGTAGTACTGGTAAAAGGGTCCAGGGGGATGAAGATGGAAAGGATAGTGGAAGGACTGAAAGAAAGCATCTGA
- the ftsW gene encoding putative lipid II flippase FtsW, with amino-acid sequence METKQLSLNFSRKDKMLVAIVFCLAGFGMIMIYSASAMTALQKYGDSFYFLKKQFAWMILSVIAMLVVSRMDLDILKRLHFPLIALSCILLVLVLIPGVGSEINNSRRWFRLGPLSLQPSELAKVSVIIYLSTYLAKKGERIQDFVNGFVPPLLVVGLISLLVVVEPDLGTVLVICGGSGILLFIGGARILHISGLFLTCLPAVILLIVNVGYRAKRITAFLHPWDDPDGTGYQIVQSFLAFGNGGIFGRGVGGGRQKLFFLPEAHTDFIFSVAGEELGFTGCVAIIILFIFFLWRCFRIIRNHWGSFEGYLASGITIFIAIQIIINMYVVTGLFPTKGLALPFLSFGGTSLLTNMVLVGLLYSISGRSPVKHQVEVRTNGKFRTLIKTH; translated from the coding sequence ATGGAGACTAAACAGCTCAGCTTAAACTTCAGCCGGAAGGACAAAATGCTTGTTGCAATCGTTTTTTGCCTCGCAGGGTTTGGCATGATCATGATTTACAGCGCCAGCGCCATGACTGCCCTGCAGAAATACGGCGACTCTTTCTATTTCCTCAAGAAACAGTTCGCCTGGATGATATTATCTGTCATTGCAATGCTTGTGGTGTCAAGAATGGATCTGGACATACTAAAGCGTCTTCATTTTCCGCTGATAGCCCTCTCCTGCATTCTCCTGGTGCTCGTCCTGATCCCTGGAGTGGGCAGTGAAATAAATAACTCCCGAAGATGGTTCAGGCTGGGGCCTTTGTCTCTTCAGCCTTCAGAGCTGGCAAAGGTGTCCGTCATTATTTACCTGTCAACATATCTGGCAAAGAAAGGCGAACGGATCCAGGACTTTGTCAACGGCTTTGTCCCTCCGCTTCTTGTTGTGGGACTCATCTCACTCCTTGTAGTAGTTGAACCGGACCTCGGGACAGTTCTTGTCATCTGCGGTGGTTCCGGAATACTGCTTTTCATCGGGGGTGCCAGGATATTGCATATCTCAGGATTGTTTCTAACCTGTCTGCCGGCTGTCATTCTCCTTATCGTGAATGTCGGTTACAGGGCAAAGAGAATTACGGCCTTCCTGCATCCGTGGGATGATCCTGACGGCACAGGCTATCAGATAGTACAGTCCTTTCTTGCATTTGGAAACGGTGGAATATTTGGAAGGGGCGTAGGCGGGGGCAGGCAAAAACTCTTTTTCCTTCCTGAGGCCCATACGGATTTCATATTCTCGGTTGCAGGCGAAGAGCTCGGATTCACCGGATGCGTTGCGATAATAATCCTTTTTATCTTCTTTCTGTGGAGATGCTTTAGAATAATCAGGAATCACTGGGGTTCGTTTGAGGGTTATCTGGCGTCAGGCATAACCATCTTCATTGCTATTCAGATTATCATCAACATGTATGTTGTGACAGGACTCTTTCCTACAAAGGGTCTGGCGCTGCCGTTTCTGAGTTTCGGCGGCACATCCTTATTGACAAATATGGTGCTGGTTGGGTTGCTGTATTCCATATCAGGAAGATCTCCTGTTAAACATCAGGTGGAAGTGCGGACAAATGGTAAATTCAGGACGCTGATAAAAACGCATTAA
- a CDS encoding UDP-N-acetylmuramoyl-L-alanyl-D-glutamate--2,6-diaminopimelate ligase — translation MKLSEIMKDIGLQKTLVNMECDITGIAYDSRNVSRGTLFAAIRGIKTDGHLYIKNAIENGAAAILAEREPEGVTVPPDIPLIIAKDTRKAIAAAAANYFRHPSRELSVIGITGTNGKTTTSFLIRSILENAGYKSGLLGTIFWSDGSRTSEAEHTTPEAVDFQNLLRRMSVNGCTFAVTEVSSHSLSLSRVYGTDFSTAVFTNLTQDHLDFHADMEDYFQAKALLFSGISSNKYAVINSDDPYGQRLFTMIKCRSLSYGIDKSADIMAENISLSIEGTGFDMATPAGRIYVKSSLVGIHNVYNILAAAGAALSNNIALEKISSGISSLTSVPGRFERIDSGLGFSVVVDYAHTENALRLLLEAAKRFSPGRIVTVFGCGGDRDRGKRPLMGGTAVELSDYVIVTSDNPRSEDPEKIIEEVVSGITEAIARDKARAAEYITLPDRRQAIEEAVRIAEKGDLVIIAGKGHEDYQITGRERLHFDDREEVKRAVSVRLGGKC, via the coding sequence GTGAAACTATCAGAGATCATGAAGGACATAGGACTGCAGAAGACCCTGGTAAACATGGAGTGTGACATAACAGGTATTGCTTATGACTCACGCAATGTCAGCAGGGGCACACTCTTCGCTGCGATCAGGGGAATTAAAACAGACGGACATCTCTACATAAAAAATGCCATAGAGAATGGTGCGGCTGCAATCCTTGCAGAGCGCGAACCTGAAGGCGTGACGGTTCCTCCGGACATACCTTTAATCATAGCAAAGGACACGAGAAAGGCCATTGCAGCAGCAGCAGCCAATTACTTCAGGCATCCGTCACGCGAACTAAGCGTGATAGGAATCACAGGGACCAACGGTAAAACGACAACCTCATTCCTCATCAGGTCTATTCTTGAAAATGCAGGCTATAAGTCCGGACTTCTGGGCACCATATTCTGGTCAGACGGCAGCAGGACGTCAGAGGCTGAACATACCACGCCGGAGGCCGTTGATTTTCAAAATTTATTAAGAAGAATGTCAGTCAACGGCTGCACCTTCGCCGTTACCGAGGTTTCATCCCATTCACTCTCGCTCAGCAGGGTTTACGGGACCGACTTCAGTACCGCCGTCTTTACCAATCTGACGCAGGACCACCTGGATTTCCATGCTGATATGGAAGATTATTTTCAGGCAAAAGCCCTCCTCTTCTCCGGCATATCATCAAATAAATATGCGGTTATAAACTCAGATGATCCATACGGACAACGCCTTTTCACGATGATCAAATGCCGCAGTCTCTCGTACGGAATTGATAAAAGTGCAGATATAATGGCGGAGAATATTTCACTTTCAATAGAAGGTACCGGGTTTGACATGGCAACTCCTGCAGGACGTATTTATGTAAAATCAAGCCTTGTTGGAATACATAATGTCTATAACATACTCGCCGCTGCAGGCGCGGCGCTCTCAAACAACATAGCTTTGGAGAAGATCTCCTCCGGAATATCTTCCCTCACTTCTGTCCCCGGCAGGTTTGAACGGATCGACAGCGGGCTCGGCTTCAGCGTGGTGGTTGATTACGCACATACTGAAAATGCGCTGAGATTATTGCTTGAAGCGGCTAAACGGTTCTCGCCAGGGAGGATTGTTACTGTCTTTGGTTGCGGCGGAGACAGGGACAGGGGAAAACGTCCACTCATGGGCGGAACTGCCGTCGAATTAAGTGATTACGTAATTGTGACCTCAGATAATCCGAGATCCGAAGATCCTGAAAAGATTATTGAAGAAGTTGTATCCGGCATAACTGAGGCAATTGCCAGGGACAAGGCAAGGGCTGCAGAATATATAACTCTGCCTGACAGGAGGCAGGCCATAGAAGAGGCTGTCAGAATAGCGGAAAAGGGTGACCTTGTTATAATAGCCGGCAAGGGGCATGAAGATTATCAGATAACCGGCAGGGAAAGGCTTCACTTTGATGACAGGGAAGAGGTGAAAAGGGCTGTTTCAGTCAGGCTGGGGGGGAAATGTTAA
- a CDS encoding UDP-N-acetylmuramate--L-alanine ligase translates to MFRKIQHIHFVGIGGAGMSGIAEVLLNLGYKVSGSDMNETEVVQRLRNAGGHITIGHSSSNIKGAQVVVISSAVSPHNIEVVAARSSSIPVIQRAEMLAELMRLKYGIAIAGAHGKTTTTSMISSVIASAGLDPTVVIGGKLNSLGSNAKLGQSEFLVAEADESDGSFLKLSPTIAVVTNIDAEHLDYYHDIENIRRTFLNFINKVPFYGVSILCADDANIRSILHSVEKRYITYGINSRADITVADIEMSSGKSKFRVLYRGMDMGRFELSLPGMHNISNALSCIGVAVELDINTDDVKKALRDFSGVERRFQIVGRINAQDVLIVDDYGHHPTEIRATLAAAKSGWERRTIVLFQPHRYTRTRDLMNEFAGAFSNADVLLVTEIYPAGEQPVEGVSGRKLFDAIREHGHRNVLFVSDKKAISEKVRELLMNGDMVITLGAGDIWRVGRELVDSSVSNDKTTGMK, encoded by the coding sequence ATGTTCAGGAAAATACAGCATATACACTTCGTAGGAATAGGTGGAGCAGGCATGAGTGGAATCGCCGAGGTCCTGCTCAACCTCGGATACAAGGTCAGCGGCTCGGATATGAATGAGACAGAGGTAGTGCAGCGACTGCGGAATGCAGGCGGACACATAACCATCGGACACAGTTCTTCGAACATCAAGGGGGCTCAGGTGGTTGTCATATCTTCAGCAGTCTCGCCTCATAATATCGAAGTAGTTGCAGCACGGAGTTCTTCCATTCCGGTGATACAGCGTGCAGAGATGCTGGCTGAATTAATGCGCCTTAAGTACGGGATCGCTATAGCAGGGGCCCACGGAAAGACTACAACTACATCCATGATATCAAGCGTAATCGCATCAGCAGGACTTGATCCTACTGTTGTAATAGGCGGAAAGCTTAACAGCCTCGGTAGTAACGCCAAGCTGGGCCAGAGCGAATTTCTTGTGGCAGAGGCAGATGAGAGCGACGGATCATTCCTTAAACTCTCTCCGACCATCGCCGTAGTTACAAATATTGACGCTGAACACCTCGATTATTATCATGACATTGAAAATATCAGGAGGACCTTTCTTAATTTCATAAATAAGGTGCCGTTCTACGGTGTTTCCATCCTGTGCGCAGATGATGCCAATATAAGGAGCATTCTCCATTCAGTTGAAAAGAGGTATATTACATATGGGATCAACAGCAGGGCGGACATCACTGTTGCTGACATAGAAATGTCATCGGGAAAATCAAAGTTCAGGGTGCTTTACAGGGGCATGGACATGGGCAGGTTCGAGCTGTCGCTGCCAGGCATGCACAATATCAGCAATGCCCTGTCCTGCATAGGTGTGGCTGTCGAGCTTGATATTAATACAGATGATGTAAAGAAGGCGCTGAGGGATTTCAGCGGTGTTGAACGCAGATTCCAGATAGTCGGACGGATAAATGCGCAGGATGTACTGATAGTTGATGACTACGGACACCACCCTACAGAAATCAGGGCTACACTGGCGGCCGCCAAGTCAGGATGGGAAAGGAGGACTATCGTCCTTTTTCAGCCGCACAGGTATACAAGGACAAGGGATCTTATGAATGAGTTCGCAGGGGCTTTCAGTAATGCAGATGTCCTTCTGGTTACAGAAATATATCCTGCAGGCGAACAGCCTGTTGAAGGTGTCAGCGGCAGGAAACTATTTGACGCCATACGGGAGCATGGCCACAGAAACGTACTGTTTGTATCCGACAAAAAGGCGATTTCTGAAAAGGTGAGGGAATTACTCATGAATGGGGATATGGTCATCACTCTCGGAGCCGGTGATATATGGAGGGTTGGCAGGGAACTCGTTGATAGTTCAGTCAGCAATGACAAGACAACAGGCATGAAGTAG
- the murB gene encoding UDP-N-acetylmuramate dehydrogenase: MVIRKQRQLRSVLTGLKSTVLFNEPLSRHTSFRIGGPAEAMVYPCNETELTKVVHIARSERIPLFVLGNGTNILAGDKGYHGIVVSLSSADAGECFRQIVKIREVNDQVYIYAGAGTALAKLLKYTIQNGLTGLEFTAGIPGSLGGAVIMNAGSYGREMKDVLDTVRIIDRNGIPADIPAKDISFKYRGAAIHGTAVTGAVLRLSKGDPEKIKKTVEENIRRKRTSQPLSAHSAGSIFRNPDRTKAWELIDSAGMRTASAGGASVSPLHANFIVNNGNATAGDVLSLIKQIGRKIEKDTGTTLELEVKIVGS, from the coding sequence ATGGTGATAAGGAAACAAAGACAACTGAGATCTGTCCTTACAGGATTAAAGAGCACTGTGCTGTTTAATGAACCTTTGAGCAGGCATACGTCTTTCAGAATCGGCGGGCCTGCAGAGGCTATGGTATACCCATGCAATGAAACTGAGCTTACGAAGGTGGTACATATAGCCAGGTCTGAAAGGATCCCCCTCTTTGTTTTGGGAAATGGTACAAACATTTTAGCAGGTGACAAAGGTTATCATGGTATCGTGGTATCTTTATCTTCCGCTGATGCCGGAGAATGTTTCAGGCAAATTGTAAAAATAAGGGAAGTCAACGACCAGGTATATATTTATGCAGGCGCAGGGACTGCATTGGCAAAACTGCTTAAATACACGATCCAAAACGGGCTGACCGGCCTTGAGTTCACAGCCGGAATCCCGGGCTCTCTCGGCGGCGCTGTAATTATGAATGCAGGCTCATATGGAAGGGAGATGAAGGACGTACTTGATACAGTCAGGATTATTGACAGAAATGGCATCCCTGCAGATATCCCTGCAAAGGATATATCATTTAAATACAGGGGAGCCGCCATTCATGGGACAGCAGTAACCGGGGCAGTGCTCAGACTGAGCAAAGGCGATCCTGAGAAAATAAAAAAAACCGTGGAAGAAAACATCCGGAGAAAAAGGACGAGTCAGCCTTTGAGCGCGCACAGCGCCGGTTCCATATTCAGGAACCCTGACAGGACAAAGGCATGGGAGCTGATTGATTCAGCGGGTATGAGGACGGCATCTGCCGGCGGGGCATCAGTATCCCCTCTTCATGCCAACTTCATAGTCAACAACGGCAACGCCACTGCAGGAGATGTCCTGTCGCTCATAAAACAGATTGGGCGAAAGATTGAGAAAGACACTGGAACAACACTTGAGCTGGAGGTAAAAATAGTAGGGTCATGA
- the murG gene encoding undecaprenyldiphospho-muramoylpentapeptide beta-N-acetylglucosaminyltransferase encodes MRVIIAGGGTGGHLYPGMAVAEEIYRQEPDSEVLFVGTKAGIESRILPREGYKLEIIPAGGVVRKNLMSKLLSLMKMTGGFFKSFFLLRRFRPDVVIGVGGYASAPMLSAASLMRYPTMIMEQNLYPGSTNRFLSRIVDRVVVAFEGSEKFFNRKVDVLGNPVRRSIQNCTYRSGRRTFTVFIFGGSQGSHAINKSVAESLEYLQDAAGQIRFLHQTGERDYAWVDESYKKAGMQAEVVPYVYNIVDMYGKSDIVICRAGATTIAEITASGRPAILIPYPYAAHDHQRTNAEYVQSAGGAEVIHEKDLSGKILADKIKYFMYNRDRLKEMAEKSSGLYRQNSAHDIVKLCRFLVLK; translated from the coding sequence ATGCGCGTAATCATTGCAGGCGGAGGCACCGGAGGCCATCTGTATCCGGGGATGGCGGTGGCTGAGGAGATTTACAGGCAGGAGCCGGATTCTGAAGTACTTTTTGTAGGCACTAAAGCCGGCATTGAGTCAAGGATACTACCCAGGGAGGGATACAAATTGGAAATAATACCAGCTGGAGGAGTTGTCAGGAAGAATTTGATGTCAAAATTATTATCATTAATGAAAATGACCGGTGGCTTCTTCAAGTCATTTTTTCTCCTCAGACGATTCAGGCCTGACGTAGTAATCGGCGTCGGTGGTTATGCATCTGCACCCATGCTATCTGCTGCTTCCCTGATGAGGTATCCCACGATGATAATGGAACAAAACCTTTATCCAGGCTCAACAAACAGATTTCTTTCCAGGATAGTTGACAGGGTCGTTGTGGCATTCGAAGGATCTGAGAAGTTCTTTAACAGAAAGGTGGACGTCCTTGGCAATCCTGTCAGAAGGAGTATTCAGAATTGCACATACAGGAGCGGCAGGAGGACATTTACAGTCTTTATTTTCGGAGGCAGCCAGGGTTCCCATGCAATAAATAAAAGCGTTGCAGAATCACTTGAATATTTGCAGGATGCGGCCGGTCAGATAAGGTTTCTGCATCAGACAGGCGAAAGGGATTATGCATGGGTTGATGAGTCTTACAAGAAGGCGGGAATGCAGGCTGAAGTGGTGCCCTATGTTTACAACATAGTTGATATGTATGGCAAGTCGGACATAGTTATATGCAGGGCAGGAGCTACAACTATAGCTGAAATCACCGCAAGCGGGCGTCCTGCAATACTAATACCGTATCCTTATGCAGCTCATGACCATCAGAGGACAAATGCAGAATACGTGCAATCAGCGGGCGGCGCTGAGGTAATACATGAAAAAGATCTCAGTGGAAAAATTCTTGCTGACAAGATTAAATATTTTATGTATAACAGGGATAGACTAAAAGAAATGGCAGAAAAAAGCTCCGGTCTTTACAGACAGAATTCAGCACACGATATTGTTAAGCTGTGCAGGTTTCTTGTGTTAAAATAA
- a CDS encoding phospho-N-acetylmuramoyl-pentapeptide-transferase, whose amino-acid sequence MIYHLLYSLHDYYSFFNVFRYITLRTVYAVITALVLCLMIGPYMIELLKKYQIGQFVRNDGPSRHLNKAGTPTMGGVLILIIVVLATLSWADLSNVYVWLVLAVLAGFGLIGFADDYLKVVRKKSEGLRGKYKFTMQIAIATLVAIALYYLPAYSTTLSVPFLKNFNPDLGWFYIPFVIFIIVGTSNAVNLTDGLDGLAIGPVIVVTMVFTIITYVAGNAKIASYLLIPFINGSGELAILCGAVFGAGLGFLWFNTYPASVFMGDVGSLPLGALLGTVAVIAKHELLLIIVGGIFVVETVSVIFQVASFRLHGKRVFLMAPLHHHYELKGWQEPKIIVRFWIIAIILGLLALSTLKLR is encoded by the coding sequence ATGATATACCACTTATTATATTCTCTTCACGATTATTATTCCTTTTTCAATGTCTTCAGGTATATCACCCTCAGGACTGTTTATGCGGTAATTACAGCCCTCGTCCTCTGCCTTATGATAGGCCCGTATATGATAGAGCTGTTAAAGAAATATCAGATAGGACAGTTCGTCAGGAATGACGGCCCCTCCCGTCACCTGAACAAGGCAGGGACTCCTACCATGGGAGGCGTGCTAATCCTGATTATAGTGGTTCTTGCCACCCTTTCATGGGCTGATCTGTCCAATGTATATGTGTGGCTTGTCCTTGCCGTCCTGGCAGGTTTCGGCCTTATAGGATTTGCTGATGATTACCTTAAGGTCGTAAGGAAGAAGTCGGAGGGTTTGAGGGGAAAATACAAATTCACGATGCAGATAGCCATAGCAACCCTGGTAGCAATTGCACTCTATTATCTTCCGGCTTATTCCACTACACTAAGCGTCCCTTTTTTGAAGAATTTTAATCCTGACCTTGGATGGTTTTATATTCCATTTGTAATCTTCATAATAGTCGGCACGTCCAATGCTGTAAATCTTACCGACGGACTCGACGGTCTTGCCATTGGTCCTGTTATAGTAGTTACGATGGTATTCACAATCATCACCTATGTCGCCGGAAACGCAAAAATAGCCAGTTATCTTCTGATACCTTTCATAAATGGTTCCGGTGAACTTGCTATTCTCTGCGGCGCTGTATTCGGCGCCGGACTCGGCTTCCTCTGGTTCAATACCTACCCTGCCTCTGTATTCATGGGTGATGTCGGATCACTCCCTCTTGGAGCGCTTCTTGGCACTGTTGCAGTTATTGCAAAACATGAATTGCTTCTGATAATAGTCGGCGGCATATTTGTTGTAGAGACTGTTTCCGTCATCTTCCAGGTAGCCTCATTCAGATTGCACGGCAAGAGGGTCTTTTTAATGGCACCCCTTCATCATCATTATGAGCTGAAGGGGTGGCAGGAACCAAAGATAATTGTCCGGTTCTGGATTATAGCGATCATACTGGGATTGCTCGCGTTGAGCACATTGAAACTGAGGTAG